A single region of the Nocardioides aurantiacus genome encodes:
- a CDS encoding SPL family radical SAM protein — translation MSPTEQPDVDLDRPLAPDAEPRPHSASGEGTAERDLAELAPPARSARRWTPKRVVVTPAALDEPHGQRIVARVEALGIEVERLTANRLTGVRGETDRETYARAKSTLAVVVSPPSKRRLQPISPSADWRVDLAEGCPAHCQYCYLAGSLSGPPVTRVYADLDDILANLTSYAGTGEVTSRSAARRHEGTTFEASCYSDPLALDHLTGSWQRAVEHFGAWDAPVQLRWTTKFADVDRFVALDHRGRTRVRFSVNCLPVTRRWEGGTSTLEQRLDAVRRLALADYPVGLTIAPIMPLEDWRDHYGELLELVGRAVDDVADLDLTAELITHRFTAGSKEVLTGWYPRTTLEMDEARRSVKRGKFGTTKHVYPREVMAELRGWFTTALAERVPACRVLYWT, via the coding sequence GTGAGCCCCACCGAGCAGCCGGACGTCGACCTGGACCGGCCCCTGGCCCCCGACGCCGAGCCCCGGCCCCACAGCGCCAGCGGCGAGGGCACCGCGGAGCGGGACCTCGCCGAGCTCGCTCCGCCCGCCCGGTCGGCCCGCCGCTGGACGCCGAAGCGGGTGGTGGTGACGCCGGCCGCCCTCGACGAGCCGCACGGCCAGCGGATCGTCGCCCGGGTCGAGGCGCTCGGCATCGAGGTCGAGCGGCTCACCGCCAACCGGCTGACCGGGGTCCGGGGCGAGACCGACCGCGAGACCTACGCCCGCGCCAAGTCCACCCTCGCCGTCGTGGTCAGCCCGCCGAGCAAGCGTCGGCTGCAGCCCATCTCCCCCAGCGCCGACTGGCGGGTCGACCTGGCCGAGGGCTGCCCGGCACACTGCCAGTACTGCTACCTCGCCGGCTCGCTGTCCGGCCCGCCGGTCACCCGGGTGTACGCCGACCTCGACGACATCCTGGCCAACCTCACGTCGTACGCCGGGACGGGCGAGGTGACCAGCCGGTCGGCGGCGCGCCGCCACGAGGGCACCACCTTCGAGGCCTCCTGCTACAGCGACCCGCTGGCGCTGGACCACCTGACCGGCAGCTGGCAGCGGGCGGTGGAGCACTTCGGCGCGTGGGACGCCCCGGTGCAGCTGCGGTGGACCACCAAGTTCGCCGACGTCGACCGGTTCGTCGCCCTGGACCACCGCGGCCGGACCCGGGTGCGGTTCAGCGTCAACTGCCTGCCGGTGACCCGCCGCTGGGAGGGCGGGACCAGCACGCTCGAGCAGCGCCTGGACGCCGTGCGCCGGCTCGCGCTGGCGGACTACCCGGTGGGGCTGACCATCGCCCCGATCATGCCGCTGGAGGACTGGCGCGACCACTACGGCGAGCTGCTCGAGCTGGTCGGCCGGGCGGTCGACGACGTGGCCGACCTCGACCTGACCGCCGAGCTGATCACCCACCGGTTCACCGCCGGCAGCAAGGAGGTGCTGACCGGGTGGTACCCCCGCACCACCCTGGAGATGGACGAGGCGCGCCGCTCGGTCAAGCGCGGCAAGTTCGGCACCACCAAGCACGTCTACCCGCGCGAGGTGATGGCCGAGCTCCGGGGGTGGTTCACCACCGCGCTCGCCGAACGGGTGCCGGCCTGCCGCGTCCTGTACTGGACCTGA
- a CDS encoding LacI family DNA-binding transcriptional regulator, with product MSRAGVPPGNAGARRPREVTLADVARAAGVSDQTVSRVVNDHPHVSAQTRTRVRDAIGRLGYRPNFAARRLATNRSRSVGIVSLITGLWGPAGVRQSLELRVAEAGYQTLTRSLPAITPALLAASFDDLLSSGVDGIVVVAADDPTAEVVLAQRPGVPVVVVAGAMPLGRPGLGLDQVLASRRATEHLLDLGHVVVGHVSGPLEATQARQRRDGWAGALDARGLGPGPVEAGDWTAASGFHAGRRLLADPATTAVVVANDQMAVGVLRAAGERGRRVPEDLSVVGFDDVPEAAYLVPPLTTVRHDFDEVGRRVVAALRSEVEGSPMARLPAMAPEVVVRRSTAPPPPSAGGLVHRHVVAVGACAEPVPDR from the coding sequence GTGAGCCGGGCCGGCGTCCCGCCCGGGAACGCCGGCGCCCGGCGCCCGCGCGAGGTCACCCTGGCCGACGTCGCCCGGGCCGCCGGCGTCTCGGACCAGACGGTCTCCCGCGTGGTCAACGACCACCCGCACGTCAGCGCGCAGACCCGCACCCGGGTCCGGGACGCGATCGGGCGGCTGGGCTACCGCCCCAACTTCGCCGCCCGCCGGCTGGCCACCAACCGGTCGCGGTCGGTGGGGATCGTCTCGCTCATCACCGGGCTGTGGGGACCGGCGGGGGTGCGGCAGTCGCTGGAGCTGCGCGTCGCCGAGGCGGGCTACCAGACGCTCACCCGCAGCCTCCCCGCGATCACGCCCGCCCTCCTCGCCGCCTCGTTCGACGACCTGCTCAGCAGCGGCGTGGACGGCATCGTGGTGGTGGCCGCCGACGACCCGACGGCCGAGGTCGTCCTCGCGCAGCGGCCCGGGGTGCCCGTGGTCGTCGTGGCCGGCGCGATGCCGCTGGGGCGTCCCGGGCTCGGCCTCGACCAGGTGCTGGCGTCTCGTCGGGCCACCGAGCACCTGCTCGACCTCGGCCACGTCGTGGTCGGCCACGTGAGCGGGCCGCTGGAGGCGACCCAGGCCCGGCAGCGCCGCGACGGGTGGGCCGGGGCCCTCGACGCGCGGGGGCTCGGCCCCGGTCCGGTGGAGGCGGGGGACTGGACCGCCGCCAGCGGCTTCCACGCCGGTCGCCGGCTGCTGGCCGATCCGGCGACCACCGCGGTCGTGGTCGCCAACGACCAGATGGCCGTCGGGGTGCTCCGTGCGGCCGGCGAGCGTGGTCGGCGGGTGCCCGAGGACCTCAGCGTCGTCGGGTTCGACGACGTCCCGGAGGCGGCGTACCTCGTGCCGCCGCTCACCACCGTGCGCCACGACTTCGACGAGGTCGGGCGCCGGGTCGTGGCCGCGCTGCGCAGCGAGGTCGAGGGCAGCCCGATGGCCCGGCTCCCCGCGATGGCGCCCGAGGTCGTCGTACGCCGCAGCACCGCGCCCCCGCCACCGTCGGCAGGTGGACTGGTCCACCGCCACGTCGTCGCCGTCGGTGCGTGCGCGGAGCCCGTGCCTGATCGATGA
- the mmsB gene encoding multiple monosaccharide ABC transporter permease, with amino-acid sequence MSSLTRILRGNLRQYGMVIALVSIVTLFWFTTDGVLLRPLNVTNLITQNSYILILAIGMVLVIVARHIDLSVGSVAAFVGALAAIMMTRYDVPWFLAVVLCLGVGALIGAWHGFWVAYVGIPAFIVTLASMLLFRGLTLVVLQGATVGGLPQGFERMGNGFLPEVGPDTGLHNLTLVLGVLLTAWLVVLEVRKRRSAVHYKLEVLPPALFLAKLVAIAVVVVGLCYVLAQYRGLPVVGLILVVLIGVYGFVMQRTIIGRHVYAVGGNVDAATMSGVRTKRIDFLVMTNMGMLAALAGMVFAARLTAANPKAGVNFELDAIAAAFIGGAAVTGGVGTVAGAIIGGFVMGVLNNGMSLMGVSIDWQQAVKGLVLLAAVAFDVWNKKRTSVGGGAGAEDTSVAPPPPDELTEELEKQRVGGSAARTP; translated from the coding sequence ATGAGCTCGCTCACCCGCATCCTGCGCGGCAACCTGCGCCAGTACGGCATGGTCATCGCGCTGGTCTCGATCGTCACGCTGTTCTGGTTCACCACCGACGGCGTGCTGCTGCGCCCGCTCAACGTGACCAACCTGATCACCCAGAACTCCTACATCCTGATCCTCGCGATCGGCATGGTGCTCGTGATCGTGGCCCGCCACATCGACCTCTCGGTCGGGTCGGTGGCGGCCTTCGTCGGCGCGCTGGCGGCGATCATGATGACCCGCTACGACGTGCCGTGGTTCCTCGCCGTGGTGCTCTGCCTCGGCGTCGGAGCGCTCATCGGTGCCTGGCACGGCTTCTGGGTGGCGTACGTCGGGATCCCGGCCTTCATCGTGACGCTGGCCAGCATGCTGCTGTTCCGCGGCCTGACGCTGGTCGTGCTCCAGGGCGCGACCGTCGGCGGGCTGCCGCAGGGCTTCGAGCGGATGGGCAACGGCTTCCTGCCCGAGGTCGGCCCCGACACCGGCCTGCACAACCTCACCCTCGTCCTGGGCGTGCTGCTGACCGCCTGGCTGGTCGTGCTCGAGGTGCGCAAGCGCCGCTCGGCGGTGCACTACAAGCTCGAGGTGCTGCCCCCGGCGCTGTTCCTGGCCAAGCTGGTCGCCATCGCGGTCGTGGTCGTCGGGCTCTGCTACGTGCTCGCGCAGTACCGCGGCCTCCCGGTCGTCGGCCTGATCCTGGTGGTGCTGATCGGGGTCTACGGCTTCGTGATGCAGCGCACGATCATCGGGCGCCACGTCTACGCCGTGGGCGGCAACGTCGACGCGGCCACGATGTCGGGTGTGCGGACCAAGCGCATCGACTTCCTGGTGATGACCAACATGGGCATGCTCGCGGCGCTCGCGGGCATGGTGTTCGCGGCCCGGCTGACCGCCGCCAACCCCAAGGCGGGCGTCAACTTCGAGCTCGACGCGATCGCCGCCGCCTTCATCGGAGGCGCCGCGGTCACCGGCGGCGTCGGGACGGTCGCCGGCGCGATCATCGGCGGCTTCGTGATGGGCGTGCTCAACAACGGCATGTCGCTGATGGGCGTCTCGATCGACTGGCAGCAGGCGGTCAAGGGGCTGGTGCTGCTCGCCGCCGTCGCCTTCGACGTGTGGAACAAGAAGCGCACCTCGGTCGGCGGCGGCGCCGGCGCCGAGGACACCTCCGTCGCCCCGCCGCCCCCCGACGAGCTGACCGAGGAGCTGGAGAAGCAGCGGGTGGGCGGGTCGGCCGCGCGCACGCCGTGA
- the mmsA gene encoding multiple monosaccharide ABC transporter ATP-binding protein — protein sequence MDAPILEMRGITKQFPGVKALDRVDLRVGRGTVHAICGENGAGKSTLMKVLSGVYPHGSYDGTILLDGEEVAFKGIRDSEAAGVVIIHQELALIPELSIAENIFLGNETSRRGIISWDRAHSEAVELLARVGLVENPLTQVKHLGVGKQQLVEIAKALSKRVRLLILDEPTAALNDDDAAHLLDLLRDLQSKGVTCIMISHKLGEIAAVADDITIIRDGRSIETLGVAEDSVDEDRIIRGMVGRDLDHRFPDRTPDVGEVRLELRDWTVAHPLDRSRAVIRGADLTVRRGEIVGIAGLMGSGRTELARSVFGRSYGSSTTGTLLLDGEELELRSVPDAISAGIAYVSEDRKGLGLNLLDDIKRSVVSASLGSLRRGLTVDEGKEVEVAEHYRRTLNIKASSVDQGVATLSGGNQQKVVLGKWMHTDPQVLILDEPTRGIDVGAKYEIYTVIHALAAQGRAVLVISSELPELFGLCDRIYTLAEGRLTGEVRRGPTGEYDAEQVMRHMTGTTLAPTGTGPGEPSKEVAP from the coding sequence ATGGACGCACCGATCCTGGAGATGCGCGGCATCACCAAGCAGTTCCCCGGCGTCAAGGCGCTCGACCGCGTCGACCTGCGCGTCGGGCGGGGCACCGTGCACGCCATCTGCGGCGAGAACGGCGCCGGCAAGTCGACGCTGATGAAGGTGCTGAGCGGGGTCTACCCCCACGGCAGCTACGACGGCACCATCCTGCTCGACGGCGAGGAGGTGGCCTTCAAGGGCATCCGCGACTCCGAGGCCGCGGGCGTGGTGATCATCCACCAGGAGCTCGCCCTCATCCCCGAGCTCTCCATCGCCGAGAACATCTTCCTCGGCAACGAGACCAGCCGCCGGGGGATCATCTCCTGGGACCGCGCCCACAGCGAGGCCGTCGAGCTGCTCGCCCGGGTCGGCCTGGTGGAGAACCCCCTGACCCAGGTCAAGCACCTCGGCGTCGGCAAGCAGCAGCTGGTGGAGATCGCCAAGGCGCTCTCCAAGCGGGTCCGCCTGCTCATCCTCGACGAGCCGACGGCCGCCCTCAACGACGACGACGCCGCGCACCTGCTCGACCTGCTGCGCGACCTGCAGTCCAAGGGCGTCACCTGCATCATGATCAGCCACAAGCTGGGCGAGATCGCAGCCGTGGCCGACGACATCACGATCATCCGCGACGGCCGCTCCATCGAGACGCTGGGCGTCGCCGAGGACAGCGTCGACGAGGACCGGATCATCCGCGGCATGGTCGGGCGCGACCTCGACCACCGCTTCCCCGACCGCACCCCCGACGTCGGGGAGGTGCGCCTGGAGCTGCGCGACTGGACGGTCGCCCACCCGCTCGACCGCAGCCGCGCCGTGATCCGCGGCGCCGACCTCACCGTGCGCCGGGGCGAGATCGTGGGCATCGCTGGGCTGATGGGCTCGGGTCGCACCGAGCTGGCCCGCAGCGTCTTCGGCCGCTCCTACGGCAGCAGCACCACCGGCACCCTGCTCCTGGACGGCGAGGAGCTGGAGCTGCGCTCGGTCCCGGACGCGATCTCGGCCGGCATCGCCTACGTCAGCGAGGACCGCAAGGGCCTCGGGCTCAACCTGCTCGACGACATCAAGCGCTCCGTGGTCTCGGCCTCGCTCGGCAGCCTGCGCCGCGGGCTGACGGTGGACGAGGGCAAGGAGGTGGAGGTCGCCGAGCACTACCGCCGCACCCTGAACATCAAGGCGTCCTCGGTCGACCAGGGCGTCGCGACGCTCTCGGGCGGCAACCAGCAGAAGGTCGTGCTGGGCAAGTGGATGCACACCGACCCGCAGGTGCTGATCCTCGACGAGCCCACCCGTGGCATCGACGTCGGGGCGAAGTACGAGATCTACACCGTCATCCACGCGTTGGCCGCACAGGGCCGGGCCGTCCTGGTCATCTCCTCGGAGCTGCCCGAGCTGTTCGGGCTGTGCGACCGGATCTACACCCTCGCCGAGGGCCGCCTCACCGGCGAGGTGCGCCGCGGCCCCACCGGTGAGTACGACGCCGAGCAGGTCATGCGCCACATGACCGGCACCACCCTGGCTCCGACGGGCACCGGCCCGGGCGAGCCCTCGAAGGAAGTAGCCCCATGA
- the chvE gene encoding multiple monosaccharide ABC transporter substrate-binding protein, whose product MRKTVATMAVAALSLTLAACGSGGGSGDGDKGTVGVAMPTKSSERWIADGNNIKKQLEDAGYQVDLQYAEDDIPTQVSQVENMVTKGSEVLIVAAIDGTALGDVLQTAADSDIPVISYDRLIRDTDAVDYYTTFDNEQVGVLQAESLLAGLEASGKGPYNVELFAGSPDDNNATFFWKGAMSKLQPAIDAGDLVVVSGQTDFEQAATLRWDPATAQKRMEDILTRSYTQKDVQGVLSPYDGLSLGIIAALKANGYGSGDKPLPVVTGQDAELASVKSIVADEQYSTIFKDTRELAKVTVDMVKSIQSGDEPETNDDETYDNGNKVVPSYLLEPQPVTKDDVTKVLVDSGYYTADELK is encoded by the coding sequence ATGCGCAAGACAGTCGCGACGATGGCCGTCGCCGCCCTCAGCCTCACCCTCGCCGCCTGCGGGAGCGGCGGTGGCAGCGGCGACGGCGACAAGGGCACCGTCGGTGTCGCCATGCCGACCAAGTCCTCCGAGCGCTGGATCGCGGACGGCAACAACATCAAGAAGCAGCTCGAGGACGCGGGCTACCAGGTCGACCTGCAGTACGCCGAGGACGACATCCCCACCCAGGTCTCCCAGGTCGAGAACATGGTGACCAAGGGCAGCGAGGTGCTCATCGTCGCGGCGATCGACGGCACCGCCCTCGGCGACGTGCTGCAGACCGCGGCCGACTCCGACATCCCCGTCATCTCCTACGACCGGCTGATCCGCGACACCGACGCCGTCGACTACTACACGACCTTCGACAACGAGCAGGTCGGCGTGCTGCAGGCCGAGTCGCTGCTCGCGGGGCTCGAGGCGTCCGGCAAGGGCCCCTACAACGTCGAGCTGTTCGCCGGCTCGCCCGACGACAACAACGCGACCTTCTTCTGGAAGGGCGCGATGTCCAAGCTGCAGCCGGCCATCGACGCGGGCGACCTGGTGGTCGTCTCGGGCCAGACCGACTTCGAGCAGGCCGCCACGCTGCGCTGGGACCCCGCCACCGCCCAGAAGCGCATGGAGGACATCCTCACCCGCAGCTACACGCAGAAGGACGTCCAGGGCGTCCTCTCGCCGTACGACGGCCTCTCGCTCGGCATCATCGCCGCGCTCAAGGCCAACGGCTACGGCTCGGGCGACAAGCCGCTGCCCGTGGTGACCGGCCAGGACGCCGAGCTGGCCTCGGTCAAGTCCATCGTGGCCGACGAGCAGTACTCCACGATCTTCAAGGACACCCGCGAGCTCGCGAAGGTCACCGTGGACATGGTCAAGTCGATCCAGTCCGGCGACGAGCCGGAGACCAACGACGACGAGACCTACGACAACGGCAACAAGGTCGTCCCGTCCTACCTGCTCGAGCCCCAGCCCGTCACCAAGGACGACGTGACGAAGGTGCTGGTCGACTCCGGCTACTACACCGCCGACGAGCTGAAGTGA
- a CDS encoding MFS transporter, translating into MSSHTTAPERPIKSLIPSRMHDMPWSRFHWMVVFGLGTAWILDGLEVQIVAAGGFEKSLSMSAADVGLAGTVYLLGEVVGALVFGRMTDTLGRKKMFTLTLAVYLVGAALAGLAPTMELFLVCRFISGMGIGGEYSAVNSAIDELIPGKHRGRVDLAINGTYWLGAALGALASSILLDTDRFAENLGWRIAFFIGPVLGLAIIYLRRHIPESPRWMLTHGRAEEAEQIVSGIEQSVRDGGRELPHHDDSEARWIKAGKGLTGKQLSYVFFKLYPTRTVLGLSLMITQSFLYNAIFFTYALVLKNFYDLSASQAALFFFPFAIGNLLGPLLLGPLFDTVGRRKMIGGCYAGSGIVLGISAFLFQADALTAVTHTAFWCVAFFFASAGASAGYLTVSETFPQEVRGQAISYFFCIAQLFGALGPVLYGALIGDGTDRTPMFWGYLLATGVMLFGALVAAVWGVDAEGKSLEEIAPPLTEFDEDGNQKTLLPV; encoded by the coding sequence ATGTCCAGTCACACGACCGCGCCCGAGCGGCCGATCAAGAGCCTGATCCCCTCCCGCATGCACGACATGCCGTGGTCGCGGTTCCACTGGATGGTCGTCTTCGGTCTGGGCACCGCCTGGATCCTCGACGGGCTCGAGGTGCAGATCGTGGCCGCCGGCGGCTTCGAGAAGTCGCTCAGCATGAGCGCGGCCGACGTCGGCCTCGCCGGCACGGTCTACCTCCTCGGCGAGGTGGTCGGCGCGCTGGTCTTCGGCCGGATGACCGACACCCTGGGCCGCAAGAAGATGTTCACGCTGACCCTCGCGGTCTACCTCGTCGGTGCCGCCCTGGCCGGTCTCGCCCCGACCATGGAGCTGTTCCTGGTCTGCCGCTTCATCTCCGGCATGGGCATCGGCGGCGAGTACTCCGCGGTCAACTCCGCGATCGACGAGCTGATCCCCGGCAAGCACCGCGGCCGGGTCGACCTCGCGATCAACGGCACCTACTGGCTCGGCGCGGCCCTGGGGGCGCTCGCCAGCTCGATCCTGCTGGACACCGATCGGTTCGCGGAGAACCTCGGCTGGCGGATCGCCTTCTTCATCGGCCCGGTCCTGGGTCTGGCGATCATCTACCTGCGGCGCCACATCCCCGAGAGCCCGCGCTGGATGCTGACGCACGGTCGCGCCGAGGAGGCGGAGCAGATCGTCTCCGGCATCGAGCAGTCGGTGCGCGACGGCGGCCGGGAGCTCCCCCACCACGACGACTCCGAGGCCCGCTGGATCAAGGCCGGCAAGGGGCTCACGGGCAAGCAGCTGAGCTACGTGTTCTTCAAGCTTTACCCCACCCGCACCGTGCTCGGGCTGTCGCTGATGATCACGCAGAGCTTCCTCTACAACGCCATCTTCTTCACCTACGCGCTGGTGCTGAAGAACTTCTACGACCTGAGCGCCTCGCAGGCCGCGCTGTTCTTCTTCCCCTTCGCGATCGGCAACCTGCTCGGTCCGCTCCTGCTGGGCCCGCTGTTCGACACCGTGGGCAGGCGCAAGATGATCGGCGGCTGCTACGCCGGCAGCGGCATCGTGCTGGGCATCTCGGCCTTCCTCTTCCAGGCCGACGCCCTCACCGCGGTCACCCACACGGCGTTCTGGTGCGTCGCGTTCTTCTTCGCCTCCGCCGGGGCCTCGGCCGGCTACCTCACCGTCTCCGAGACCTTCCCGCAGGAGGTGCGCGGCCAGGCAATCTCCTACTTCTTCTGCATCGCCCAGCTCTTCGGCGCCCTGGGCCCCGTCCTGTACGGCGCCCTGATCGGTGACGGCACCGACCGCACGCCGATGTTCTGGGGCTACCTGCTCGCGACCGGCGTGATGCTCTTCGGTGCGCTGGTCGCCGCCGTGTGGGGCGTCGACGCCGAGGGCAAGTCACTGGAGGAGATCGCGCCGCCCCTCACCGAGTTCGACGAGGACGGCAACCAGAAGACCCTCCTCCCGGTCTGA
- a CDS encoding universal stress protein — MDEQQQPYTVVVGVSATSKSPTALVWARAQAEANDGRLVAVRVYQPTHVPGAPSGTASRIPHDPAALHAQQQTALERDVAEVLGADHTAELRVVRGGKRRGLLEQAQDADLLVIDAPRTASMSPLLAHRIVYAASCPVVVMPPSISGAPESALSRSAKAVGRAALRSAGTSGRPGYRPPAGPID, encoded by the coding sequence ATGGACGAGCAGCAGCAGCCCTACACCGTCGTCGTCGGCGTCAGCGCGACGTCGAAGTCACCCACGGCGCTGGTGTGGGCCCGGGCCCAGGCCGAGGCCAACGACGGGCGGCTCGTCGCCGTCCGCGTCTACCAGCCCACCCACGTCCCGGGCGCTCCGTCCGGCACCGCGTCGCGGATCCCCCACGACCCGGCCGCACTGCACGCCCAGCAGCAGACGGCGCTGGAGCGCGACGTCGCCGAGGTGCTCGGGGCCGACCACACGGCCGAGCTCCGGGTGGTGCGGGGCGGCAAGCGCCGCGGCCTCCTGGAGCAGGCGCAGGACGCGGACCTGCTGGTCATCGACGCCCCACGGACCGCGTCGATGTCGCCGTTGCTGGCGCACCGGATCGTGTACGCCGCCTCCTGCCCCGTCGTGGTGATGCCCCCGTCGATCTCGGGGGCGCCCGAGTCGGCGCTGTCGCGCTCGGCCAAGGCCGTCGGCCGCGCCGCCCTCCGCTCGGCCGGCACGAGCGGCCGGCCGGGCTACCGCCCTCCGGCGGGCCCGATCGACTAG